The genomic stretch GGCCGGAAGCCCACGCCCTGGACCTGGCCGTTGACCACATAGCGGCGGCGGATGGTTTGGTTCGGCATGGGCAAGGTCATAGCCGCGCGGGCGCAAAAAGGGAAGTCCCTCTGGCGGATTGGCGGCTTCCCGGATCAGATGGCCGCCCTATCCGGCGCTCTATCCGGCGCCCCAGCCAGCGGCATCATCCGGCGCCCCAGCCGACGTCGCATTCTGCGATTCGTCCGGCAAGTGACCCGGCGATCAATCCAGCGTCTGGCGATACCGCTTCAGGCCCACGATGACGATCACGGTCCAGAAAAGCAGGATGGGCCAGGCATGGGGCATGGACTCGCCGATGCCGTTGCCCTTGAGCAGGATGCCCCGCGCGAGCCGGAGGTAGTGCGTCAGGGGCAGGACCGAGCCTACGTACTGCGCCCATTCGGGCATGCCCCGGAACGGGAACATGAACCCGGAGAGCAGCAGCGAGGGGAGGAAGAAGAAGATGGACATCTGCACGGCCTGGAGCTGGTTCCGGGCGATGGTGGAGATGGTCACGCCCACGCTGAGGTTCGCGCCGATGAAGATCAGTGTCAGCAGGAGCAGGAGCGCCAGGGAGCCGTGCATGGGCACGCCGAAGAGCACCTTTGCCGCCGTGAGGATCAGGAGCACCTGGATGTAGCCGACCATGACGTAGGGCAGGATCTTGCCGAGGGTCACTTCCAGCGGGCGCACCGGAGTGGTCAGCAGGTTTTCCATGGTGCCGCGCTCGCGTTCGCGGGTGATGGCCAGGGAGGTGATCATGGTCAGGGTCATGGTCAGGATCACGCCCATGAGGCCCGGCACGATGTTGTACTGGCTTTCGGCCTCCGGGTTGTATTCCGCGTGGGTGAGGATTTCCACCGGGGACGGACCCGCCGCGAGCGTGGCCAGGGGGCCGCGCAGGAGCGGGGCCAGGGCGTGGTCCACGATGGCGGGGAGATTCTTCAGCGCGCCGCCCGTGGCCACGGGGTCCGTGGCGTCCGCTTCCACGAACAGGGCGGGCCGGTCGCCGCGCACGAGGTCGCGTCCGAAGTTCTCCGGGATGGTCACGGCGAACTGCACCTCGCCCAGGTCCAGGAGCCTGAGGATTTCGGCGCGGGAGTCCGGCAGCACGCGCACCTCGAAATAGTCGCTGTTGCGCATGGCCGCCACGATGGAGCGGGCATAGGGCGAGTTGTCCGCCGAGAGCACGGCCGTGGGCAGGTGGCGCGGGTCCGAGTTGATGGCGTAGCCGAAGAGCACCAGCTGCATCAGGGGGATGCCGATCATCATGGCGAAGGTCAGGCGGTCGCGGCGCATCTGCACGAACTCCTTGCGGACCACGGCCTTGAAGCGGGACCAGGAAAAACGCTTGAAAGCGGCCATTTCAATTCACCTCGGCATTGCGCATCAGATCGATGAAGACCATTTCCAGGCTGGTTTCGGCGCGGCTCCAGCGAAACCCGTCGGCATACTTCCGGGAAAGCTCCTCCAGGCGGGCGTCGTCGCGGCCGCAGACGTTCAGCGTCACGCCCACGGGCACGACCTGGTTCACGCCGGGCTCCTCGCCCAGCTCGCGCGAAAGTTCGAACACGGCTTCGGAATCGCCCGCTTCGGCCCGCACCGCCCAGGTGATCAGGCCGGAATCGCGGACGAGCTCCTCGGTGGAGCCTTGCGCCAGGAGGTTGCCGTAGGCGATGTAGGCCAGCCGGTGGCAGCGTTCGGCCTCGTCCATGTAGTGCGTGGAGATCAGCGCGGTCAGTCCTTGGCCCGCGAGATTGTGGACCTCGTCCCAGAAATCGCGGCGCGCGCCGGGGTCCACGCCCGCGGTGGGCTCGTCCAGGAGCAGCAGCAGCGGACGGTGCTGGGTGCAGGCCCCCAGGGCGAGGCGCTGCTTCCAGCCGCCGGAAAGCGAACCCGCGAGGTTTTCCGTATAGCGCTCCAGGCCCATGCGCTCGATGGTGTGGTCCACCTCGGCGCGCACGTTCTCCAGTCCGTAGACGCGGGCCATGAATTCGAGGTTTTCGCGCACGGTCAGGTCTTCATACAGGCTGAAGCGCTGGGCCATGTAGCCCACCTGCGGCTTGATCTCGGCGGCCTGGGTGCGGATGTCGAGGCCGAGGCAGGAGCCTTCGCCCGCGTCGGGCCGCAGCAGTCCGCAAAGCATGCGGATGAAGGTGGTCTTTCCCGAACCGTTGGGGCCGAGAAAGCCGAAGATTTCCCCTTTGCGGACCTGCATGTCCAGGCCGTTGACCACGGTGCGCTTGCCGAAGATCTTGGTCAGGCCGTGCACGTCGATGACCACTTCGCGGGCGTTCGTCATTGCGCGGCCTTTGCGGTTCCGGTCTGTCCGGCGGCCAGGGCCACGTCCACGGGCTGCCCCGGCCGAAGCTCGGTTTCGTGTCCCGGCGCGGGGCGGGCCTCCACCCGGAAGACCAGCTTGGCGCGGTTCTGGCTCGAATAGATCACCGGAGGGGTGTATTCCGCTTCCGGCGAGACGTAGCTGATGGTCACGGCAACGGGCGCGGGAGCGCCGTCAAAGCCGATTTCGGCCTTCATGCCGGGTCGGAGCGTCCCGGCGAGGGTTTCGGGAACGAAAAAAATGACCTTGATGTTTTCGGGCGGCAAGAGCGAAACCACGGGACGCCCCGCCGCGACCCATTCGCCCCGGTCGTAGTAGGTGTCGAAGACGAGCCCGGAAACTGGCGCGCTCTGGGTCTTCTGGTCCAGGTTCCAGCGGGCCTGCTCCAACTTGGCGCGGGCCGCGTCCAGCTCGGCCTGGGCCGCGGCCACCTCGTCGCTGCGGCCGCCCAGCCGGGCCGTGTTCAGTTCGGCCTGGATGCGGTTGCTGGCCTGCCGCGCCGTTTCATACTCGGTCCGGGCGAGGTCCAGTTCCTGGGCGGAGATGGTCCGCTCCTCAAAGAGCCGCTTCTTGCGTTCGTAGTCCTTGCGGGCGTAGCTCAGGCTGGAGTCCGCCTCGCGGAGCTGCGCCTGGATGGCGGCCAGTTCCGAGGGGCGCTGTCCCTTGGTCTTGTCGGCCAGGGAATTTTCCGCCCGCAGGACGTTCTGTTCGGCCTCGTCCACGGCGGCGCGCTCGTAGGCGTCCTCCAGCCGGAAGAGCGGTTCGCCCGCGCGGACCTCGCCGCCCCGGCGCACGTCCAGGGATTCCAGCCTGCCCGCCAGGGGCGAGGCCACGTCCACGTAATCCCCTTCCACATAGCCCTGGAGCGTGGCGGCGTCGTCACACCCCGCCAGAAGCGCGGCGAGCAGCAGGGCGAGGGCCATGCCAGCGGAAAAGGATCCGGCTCTGCGCCGGGTCAGGCGATGGATTGAACGCTTTCGCACGGGGATTCCTCCACGGGGATGTCGCGCGGGGCGAGCATTTCACGGAATATGTTCCAGTTCCTTCCCACCTGGGCTTCCAGGTCGAATTCGCCCCGGCGGAGAAAGAACATGTGCGCGGGCAGCAGGATTTGTCCGAGAAAGAGCACGGCCAGATCCTTGGGGTCCACGTCGTCCCGGATGCGTCCGGCGCGCTGTCCCTGGGCCATGATCCCGGCGATGCCCGCGATCATGGCATCCTGCCCCTTGATGAGCATTTCGCGGAAGGGGCTTCCCTGGCCTGCGATGTCCTCCGAGAAGATGATGCGCGGCACGGCCCCGTTGCTTTGGATCAGGGCCAGGTGCCGTTTCCAGAACCGCTCCAGCCCCAGCAGGGCGTCGGGTTCCGTGGAAGACGCCTCCAGGTTGGAGAGCAGCATGGTCCGCAGCAGGCCGAAGGCGGCGCGAAGGATGTCGCTCCTGCTCTTGAAGTGCCGATACAGCGCCGAGGGAACCAGGCCCACGGCCTCGGCCACGGCCGTGACCGTCACGGCGCGCAGCCCGTTTTCGGCCAGTTTCAGCGCGGCCCGCGCGATCTGCTCCTGACGGCTGTCGGTGTCCATGCGTTGATTTGCGGTGTCCTGCACGTTCTTTGCTCCTTGTGAATGTGAATTCACTTTCACAAACGCGAGATGGATTGTCAAGCGTTCTGGCCGGGAAAATATCGGATTGCCGGTGCAGCTACGGAAAGGGCAGGAAGGCGCGGGAGGCTGGGAAGCGCCGGAAATGCCGGAAAAGCGGGAAGGCGCAGGAGGGGAGGAAGGCGCGGAAAGAGCGGAAAGAGTGGGAAGCGCGGACGGCTGGGAAGGCTTGTGGAAGGCTGGGAAGCGCGGGAAATGCGGGAGGGAAGGAAGGCGCGGTCAGCCGCGCAGGCCGAGGCGGTGCAGCAGGCTGCGCAGCCTGCCTTTTGCCACTCGGAGCGGGTGGAATGTTTCCGGGTCGAGCGTCCGGGGAATCTCGAAACCCGAAGCGTCGAAGGCGGCGGGGGATTCGAGGGGATAGGCGAGCCGTTTCGGGTCGGCTCCGGCCCGGCCCCGTCTTCGCGCCTCGGCCCAGAGGGGCACCTTTTCCGGGGAGAGCCCAAGCAGGCCGTAGACCGCCGTATCCAGGGCAATGGGATCGGCGCAGGCGGCGAGAAGCCCCAGTTCGAAGGCCACGCCCTTGACCGGGCCGGAGCGGTGCATGGGCCGGATGGCGTCCAGCAGCGTGAACGTGGGCGGCAGGGCCTCGGCAACGTCCAGGATCAATGCCGGGAATCGGTTGCCCTGGTCGCCGTGCCGGGCATGGGCCACGGCCTTTCGCCAGCCCGTGACGCAGCCGAAGAGGTTCTTGACCGCGCAGGTCAGGCGCATCTGGCAGTGGGCCTTGAGTCTCGGCAGGTTCACGATCATTTCGGCGTCGCGGGCCGTGCGCGAGAGGCCGATTTCCGCTCCGAAGGAAAGCCGCAGCGGCTCTGGGCGGCCCAAGCTCCGGACGCGCAGCCCCAAGGGGCGCAGCGCCTGCGCGAGTCCGCTGGCGCGGGCCACCTGGCCCGCCGTGCCGAAGGCAGGGGAGTCGGCCACCGTGACGGTCGCGCCCAGGTCCAGCAGGTGCTGGCAGACCGCGCGGACCACCAGGGGGTGGGTGCAGGAGAGTCCCGCATTGCCGCGCGAAACGAGGTTCGGCTTGACCAGCACGCGCTGGCCCCGCTGCGGCGCGCAGCCGATCTCGTCCAGCAGCAGCCGGACCGCCGGTTCGAGCAGGGTGGATTCGTATTCCAGGATGCGGGCCAGGGCCACGGGAATGCGCATGAACCACTCCTGCCCGGATTCGCTGGCGAAGGCAAGCGGGGTTGCGCTTCGCGATGCAAAGGAGCAAAATATTCAATCATGAACACGGAAAATCCATTGATCCGACTGCGGCGCGCCTCGGTGCGTCGGGGAGGAAAGACCATACTCGGCTGCGTCGATTTCGCGTTGCGCCGCGGCGAGCATGTCGCCGTGCTCGGCGGCAACGGTGCGGGCAAGTCCACGCTGCTTTCCCTGTGCCGGGGCGACCTGCCGCCCACGGAAGGGGAGCGCGTCTATGATTTCGGCGCCGGACCGCAGGTGTCGCCCATCGGCCTGCGCGAACGCATGGGCCTCGTTTCCGCGGCCCTGCACGACAAATACGCCTGCTCCGACTGGCGCATCAGCGTGGAGGAGGCCGTTGCCTCGGCGTTCCAGGATTCCTGGCTCTGCTACAATCCGCCCCTGGAAAAGGAACGCGCCGAGGCCAGAGCCATGCTCGACGACCTCGGCATCGCCGACCTGGCCGACCAGCCTGTTTCCGGGCTTTCCACGGGACAACTCCGGGCTGTGCTTCTGGCCCGCGCCCTGGTCACGAGGCCGGAGGTGCTCTTTCTGGACGAGTGCCTGGACGGCCTGGACGCGGCTGCCCGCAAGCTGATCATGCAGCTCATGAACCGTGCGGCCGGGCGGTGCACCCTGGTTTGCGCCGTGCACCACCAGGCCGACATCCCGGCGTCGGTGCGCCGCGCCCTGCTCCTGCGCGAGGGGAGCGTCGTGGCTTCGGGAGCCCTGGAAGAGGTTGCGGCGCATCGGCGCGACCATGAGGACGGGGAGTGCCTCGCCGAGCTGCCGGCTCCGCCCGACCTGGACGTGCCCTACATCTTTCGGCTGGAGAACGTCTCCGTGGTTTTCGCGGGGCGCAAGGCCCTGGACGGACTGGACTGGACCGTGCGCCCCGGCGAGAACTGGGCCGTGCTCGGCGGCAACGGCGCGGGCAAGTCCACGCTGCTTCGGGTGCTCCTCGGCCTGGAGGACGTGTATCCGGGCGGACGCCTGGGCTGGTTCGGAGTGGACGAACTGCCGGACCTGACCGAGGTGCGCCGCAGGGTCGGCTATGCCTCGCCCCTGCTCCAGGGAAGCTACTCCTACGATCTGCCCGTCCGGGAAACGGTCTGGTCGGGCTATTTCGGCAGCGTCGGGCTCTACGAGCAGCCGGACGAGGAACAAAAGGCGCGGGCCGAGCTGTACCTGCGCTTCTTCGGCCTGGACCGTCTGGCGGACCGGCGCATCCGCAGTCTATCCTACGGCCAGCTGCGCCGCGTTCTTCTGGCCCGCGCCGCCGTGTCCGGCCCTGCGCTGCTGCTGCTCGACGAGCCTCTTTCCGGCCTGGACCGCCGCGCCCGGCCCAAGGTGCTCGGGCTGCTGGAACGCCTTGCCGCGACAGGAACCCATTTCGTCTATGTGACCCACCATGTCGAGGAGCTTTTCCCGGCCATCGATCACGTCCTGCATCTGGAACAGGGGCGGGCCGTGTATTGCGGGCTGCGCGAGAATCTTCGTTCTTGATTGTTGTTTTGCATTCAAAAATTATTGACTTTCGATAACTACGGGCGTAGCTCTGCCCTTGACGAAGGCATGCGTTCCTTGGTGCGCGATGCGAACGACGCGTTGCGCCGCATGCCGAAGACAAAGCGAGGTATGCGATGGACAGGATCAAACGGGTCAGCGTCTGGTTCAAATGGCTGTTCATGGCGGCCCTTGTGGGGCTGCCCCTGCTGAATGCGCTGCTGTGGACCCTGGTGGACAGGGCCGATCTGGCGGGAGCGGTGAGCGTCGGCGGGGTCAATCTCGCCGGGATTCCCATGAGCGATCCCCTGACCTGGGACGCGCGGCTTCTGGCCCTGGGGGCGAGTCTGTTGCCCCTGGGCGCGAACATGGTCGCGCTGTTCAACCTGGTCCGGCTTTTCGGGCTGTATGCGGCCGGCGAGATCTTCTCGGTCCGCAACGTGCGCTGCATCCGCTTCCTCGGCTACGCGCTCATTGCGCGCCAGGCCGTGGACCCGCTTTTCCAGGCCCTGCTCAGCGCGGCGCTGACGCTGCACAATCCCGAAGGCCAGCGCGTGATCAGCGTGGGACTGAGCGATACCAACGTCACGGAACTGGTCATCGGCTTCGTCATTCTTCTGGTGTCCTGGGTCATGGACGAGGGCCGCAGGCTCAAGGACGAGGAAGCGCTCGTCATCTGAATCGGGGGGAAGCATGTCCATCGTCGTGAATCTGGACGTGATGCTCGCGCGCCGCAAGCTCAGCTCCAAGGAACTGGCCGAGGCCGTGGGCATCACCGTCCAGAACATCTCCATCCTCAAGACGGGAAAGGCCAAGGCCATCCGATTCGGCACGCTGGACGCCATCTGCCGTTTCCTTGAATGCCAGCCCGGCGATATTCTTGAATATCGGCCTGAGGTGGAACCGCTGAATTGATCATGATCTCGGAAGAAATTGCCTTGTTGTTCACTGTTGATCATTATTGATCAATCGACTCGGAATGACCGGAAGCCCGCGTCTTCCGACGGCGCACGGGCGCACGGGGGCACGGGCATCCCGCATCCGGGTGCGGGGGGGCGATGAAGGTCAGTCGCGCACGGCGGGATCCTGCGTGGCGAAAAGCGAGTCCGCCGAGGCGGCCGCCGGCAAGGCGCAAAACACGACAAGCCAGAGCAGGACGGGCAATGGCGTGAGAGGGGCGGCGGACATCAGGATTCCCGTTATTTGCGTTCCTGGTACTTGCTCTTGATGGCCTGGATGGTGTCGTAGATCTCGAAAAACGTGTCCACGACCTGCGGGTCGAAGTGGCGGCCCCGCTCTTCGCGGACGAGCGCCAGGATGCGCTCTTCGGGCCAGGCATTCTTGTAGGAGCGCACGGAGCCGAGCGCGTCGTACACGTCGGCCAGGGCGCAGATGCGGGCGGGCAGGGGAATGTCCTCCCCGGCGAGATTCTGGATGCAGAGCCGTTCAACGCGCGCGAGGTCGTCGTTCAGCACGCCCGGATAGCCGTTTCCGTCCCAGCGTTCGTGGTGGTGCAGGGCGATGTCCAGGCAGAGGGAGTCCAGTTCCGAAGTCGTGTTCACGAACAGCGCGCCGCCGAAGACCGTGTGCCACTGGATCGTGGCGAATTCCTCCTTGTCCAGCCGACCGGGCTTCTTCAGGATGGCGTCCGGGATGCCGACCTTGCCCACGTCGTGGAGCATGGCCGCCAGGCGGATGAGGTCTTTTGTGCGGCGAATCTCGTGCTCTTCCAGTCCCAGCTTCTGGGCGATCTTGTGGTACAGCTCCGCCGTGTAGGAGCCGACGCGCATGACGTGGGCGCCCGTTTCCGACGGATCGCGCATTTCGGCCATCTTCATCATGCGCAGGATCAATTCGCGGGTCATGATGCCGCGTTCGATGGCCACGGAAGCGTGGTTGGCGAAGAACGGGGCATACTTGAGGTCGTCCTCGTTGAAGGGGCGGACCACGCCTTCCTCGTCGCGCGCGTTGATCAGCTGGAGAACGCCCACGGCGGCTCCGCGCAGGGTCTTCAGGGGAATGGTCAGGATCGAGCGGGTGGCGTATCCGCTTTCCTCGTCAAAGGAGCGGTTGAAGCTGTATGGAAGATTCTTGTCCAGTTCGTAGGCGTCGTCGATGACCAGGGTCTTGCCCGTGAGCGCGGCGTAGCCCACGATGGACTTGTCGTTGATGGGGACGGTGAAGTCGGTGTAGACGTGCTTATTGACGCCGTTGTTGCCGAACAACGTATCGTTGTGCACGTAGCTGAAGCGCAGTTGCCCGTCCTGGATGAGGAATATGGAGCCGGCGTCCGCCCGCGTCAGGTGCCGGGCCTCGAACAGCACGCGGTCGAGGATCGTGTCCACGTCCTTGAGATGATTGAGTTCCTCAATCACCGACATGATGTTCTTCACGATGTCCATGGGACGTTTGCACACGTTGTCCACGGGGCCCTCCGGCGAAATGCGCATTTCAGATCATGTTCATACACTTCCGCAAAGGAAAAATCCAGGCATGGAGAATTGTATATCTTTCGTAACACCATGCGTTCAGGCGGCCGGGGTTCGGACCCTCGACGAGGCCCGCATGCTCGCGTTGGCCGGGTTCACGCATCTCGGCTTTCCCCTCGGCCCCGGCGTGGTCGAGGAGGATGTGGACGCGGGCGAGGCCCTGCGGATCGTCCGCTCCCTGGCGGCGGCCCCGGACACGGCAGACGTCTGCTGCGTGCTCATCACCTATCTGCGCAAAGCCGAGGACGTGCTGGAGCTGCTGCGCCGCTCCGGAATGCGCGCGGTCCAGCTGCATGCGCCCGTGGACCCCGCATCCGTCGCGGAGCTGCGCCGCGCCGATCCCTCGCTGCTCATTTTCAAGAGCATCGTCATGGGCCGGACAGAGGACGCGGACCCGCTGACCCTGGCCCGTGCGCACGCCCCGTTTGTCGACGCCTTTCTCACCGACACCTATGACCCCGCCACGGGAAACAGCGGGGCCACGGGCCGGACGCACGACTGGAGCCTGAGCCGGGCCTTGGTCCGGGCGGGCCTGCGCCCCGTGATTCTCGCTGGAGGGCTGACCCCTGGGAACGTGGCCGAGGCCGTGCAGAGGGTGCGGCCCGCAGGGGTGGACGCGCACACCGGGCTGGAGGACGCGAACGGTGCGAAAGATCCGGAAAAGGCCCGTTGCTTCGTCCGCAACGCTCTCCGGGTGTTGCCTAACGTTCCGGAAAAGGGTAAGCAGTTTCCACCTTTTTGCCGGTAGAGAGCAATGCGACGTAAGCGAGGGTGATGTATGGCGAAAGAAGAAGCCATCGAGGTGGAGGGCATCATTCAGGAGGCCCTTCCGAACGCCATGTTCCGAGTTGAGCTGGAAAACGGCCACAACATCCTGGGCCACATTTCCGGCAAGATGAGAAAGCACTACATCCGCATCCTGCCCGGAGACAAGGTCAAGGTGGAACTCTCCCCCTACGACCTGACGCGCGGCCGCATCACCTACCGCATGCGCTGAACAACCATCCTTCCATGTCGGCGTTGCAGCCGGATGCCTGCCCGCGCGTTGCGCGGCGCGTCTTTTTGCGCGCTCATGGCGTTGCGCGGGGCAGCGAACCAGGGTATCCTGGCGTCCGCATTTCAAAATGGGAGGACGGCGTGGCCAGACACAAGGGCACGGTGACGTGGTTCAACGACATCAAAGGGTTCGGCTTCATCCGCACGGAAAACGGACAGGACGTGTTCGTGAACTACCAGGAGATCGAGCGCGACGGCTTCCAGACCCTGAACGTGGGCGAGAACGTCAGCTTCGAGATCGAAGGCGAGGAGCACGCGCCCAAGGCGCTGCGGGTCGTGCCCGAGAAATGAATCAGAGTCCGCGCATCTCCGCGGTGCCGATGGCGCTGAAGGGGCGCCGCTCCGCCTTCCAGCCGCCCCGACGCAGCCGGTAGCGGACCATTTCCTGGCCGAGGTGGTCCAGGAAATCCACTTCTCCCCAGCCGTCCTCGTCCATGAGCTGCACCAGCTCGTCCAGAAATCCCTCCACGTCGATGTACTTGCCCTCGTGGTCCAGATGCAGCTTGCCGTCCGCGTAGCGCACCTGCGGGTAGGGGATCGAATCCTTGATCTTTTCGTAGTTCTCCGGGGAAATCCCGGTGATGTCGCCGTAGCTGCGCACGTCGTCACGCATGGGGAGTCTCCATGGTCTTGCGGGTCAGGTCGCGGAGGATGATATCGGCGGCGCGCCGGGGCGCGCCCGG from Paucidesulfovibrio longus DSM 6739 encodes the following:
- a CDS encoding ABC transporter ATP-binding protein; translated protein: MTNAREVVIDVHGLTKIFGKRTVVNGLDMQVRKGEIFGFLGPNGSGKTTFIRMLCGLLRPDAGEGSCLGLDIRTQAAEIKPQVGYMAQRFSLYEDLTVRENLEFMARVYGLENVRAEVDHTIERMGLERYTENLAGSLSGGWKQRLALGACTQHRPLLLLLDEPTAGVDPGARRDFWDEVHNLAGQGLTALISTHYMDEAERCHRLAYIAYGNLLAQGSTEELVRDSGLITWAVRAEAGDSEAVFELSRELGEEPGVNQVVPVGVTLNVCGRDDARLEELSRKYADGFRWSRAETSLEMVFIDLMRNAEVN
- a CDS encoding ABC transporter ATP-binding protein is translated as MNTENPLIRLRRASVRRGGKTILGCVDFALRRGEHVAVLGGNGAGKSTLLSLCRGDLPPTEGERVYDFGAGPQVSPIGLRERMGLVSAALHDKYACSDWRISVEEAVASAFQDSWLCYNPPLEKERAEARAMLDDLGIADLADQPVSGLSTGQLRAVLLARALVTRPEVLFLDECLDGLDAAARKLIMQLMNRAAGRCTLVCAVHHQADIPASVRRALLLREGSVVASGALEEVAAHRRDHEDGECLAELPAPPDLDVPYIFRLENVSVVFAGRKALDGLDWTVRPGENWAVLGGNGAGKSTLLRVLLGLEDVYPGGRLGWFGVDELPDLTEVRRRVGYASPLLQGSYSYDLPVRETVWSGYFGSVGLYEQPDEEQKARAELYLRFFGLDRLADRRIRSLSYGQLRRVLLARAAVSGPALLLLDEPLSGLDRRARPKVLGLLERLAATGTHFVYVTHHVEELFPAIDHVLHLEQGRAVYCGLRENLRS
- a CDS encoding cold-shock protein, with the protein product MARHKGTVTWFNDIKGFGFIRTENGQDVFVNYQEIERDGFQTLNVGENVSFEIEGEEHAPKALRVVPEK
- a CDS encoding HD domain-containing phosphohydrolase, with the protein product MDNVCKRPMDIVKNIMSVIEELNHLKDVDTILDRVLFEARHLTRADAGSIFLIQDGQLRFSYVHNDTLFGNNGVNKHVYTDFTVPINDKSIVGYAALTGKTLVIDDAYELDKNLPYSFNRSFDEESGYATRSILTIPLKTLRGAAVGVLQLINARDEEGVVRPFNEDDLKYAPFFANHASVAIERGIMTRELILRMMKMAEMRDPSETGAHVMRVGSYTAELYHKIAQKLGLEEHEIRRTKDLIRLAAMLHDVGKVGIPDAILKKPGRLDKEEFATIQWHTVFGGALFVNTTSELDSLCLDIALHHHERWDGNGYPGVLNDDLARVERLCIQNLAGEDIPLPARICALADVYDALGSVRSYKNAWPEERILALVREERGRHFDPQVVDTFFEIYDTIQAIKSKYQERK
- a CDS encoding ABC transporter permease; protein product: MAAFKRFSWSRFKAVVRKEFVQMRRDRLTFAMMIGIPLMQLVLFGYAINSDPRHLPTAVLSADNSPYARSIVAAMRNSDYFEVRVLPDSRAEILRLLDLGEVQFAVTIPENFGRDLVRGDRPALFVEADATDPVATGGALKNLPAIVDHALAPLLRGPLATLAAGPSPVEILTHAEYNPEAESQYNIVPGLMGVILTMTLTMITSLAITRERERGTMENLLTTPVRPLEVTLGKILPYVMVGYIQVLLILTAAKVLFGVPMHGSLALLLLLTLIFIGANLSVGVTISTIARNQLQAVQMSIFFFLPSLLLSGFMFPFRGMPEWAQYVGSVLPLTHYLRLARGILLKGNGIGESMPHAWPILLFWTVIVIVGLKRYRQTLD
- a CDS encoding DUF362 domain-containing protein is translated as MRIPVALARILEYESTLLEPAVRLLLDEIGCAPQRGQRVLVKPNLVSRGNAGLSCTHPLVVRAVCQHLLDLGATVTVADSPAFGTAGQVARASGLAQALRPLGLRVRSLGRPEPLRLSFGAEIGLSRTARDAEMIVNLPRLKAHCQMRLTCAVKNLFGCVTGWRKAVAHARHGDQGNRFPALILDVAEALPPTFTLLDAIRPMHRSGPVKGVAFELGLLAACADPIALDTAVYGLLGLSPEKVPLWAEARRRGRAGADPKRLAYPLESPAAFDASGFEIPRTLDPETFHPLRVAKGRLRSLLHRLGLRG
- a CDS encoding DUF2975 domain-containing protein, whose translation is MDRIKRVSVWFKWLFMAALVGLPLLNALLWTLVDRADLAGAVSVGGVNLAGIPMSDPLTWDARLLALGASLLPLGANMVALFNLVRLFGLYAAGEIFSVRNVRCIRFLGYALIARQAVDPLFQALLSAALTLHNPEGQRVISVGLSDTNVTELVIGFVILLVSWVMDEGRRLKDEEALVI
- a CDS encoding helix-turn-helix domain-containing protein, with protein sequence MSIVVNLDVMLARRKLSSKELAEAVGITVQNISILKTGKAKAIRFGTLDAICRFLECQPGDILEYRPEVEPLN
- a CDS encoding HlyD family secretion protein, translating into MRKRSIHRLTRRRAGSFSAGMALALLLAALLAGCDDAATLQGYVEGDYVDVASPLAGRLESLDVRRGGEVRAGEPLFRLEDAYERAAVDEAEQNVLRAENSLADKTKGQRPSELAAIQAQLREADSSLSYARKDYERKKRLFEERTISAQELDLARTEYETARQASNRIQAELNTARLGGRSDEVAAAQAELDAARAKLEQARWNLDQKTQSAPVSGLVFDTYYDRGEWVAAGRPVVSLLPPENIKVIFFVPETLAGTLRPGMKAEIGFDGAPAPVAVTISYVSPEAEYTPPVIYSSQNRAKLVFRVEARPAPGHETELRPGQPVDVALAAGQTGTAKAAQ
- a CDS encoding TetR/AcrR family transcriptional regulator; protein product: MQDTANQRMDTDSRQEQIARAALKLAENGLRAVTVTAVAEAVGLVPSALYRHFKSRSDILRAAFGLLRTMLLSNLEASSTEPDALLGLERFWKRHLALIQSNGAVPRIIFSEDIAGQGSPFREMLIKGQDAMIAGIAGIMAQGQRAGRIRDDVDPKDLAVLFLGQILLPAHMFFLRRGEFDLEAQVGRNWNIFREMLAPRDIPVEESPCESVQSIA
- the infA gene encoding translation initiation factor IF-1; this encodes MAKEEAIEVEGIIQEALPNAMFRVELENGHNILGHISGKMRKHYIRILPGDKVKVELSPYDLTRGRITYRMR
- a CDS encoding phosphoribosylanthranilate isomerase; the protein is MLALAGFTHLGFPLGPGVVEEDVDAGEALRIVRSLAAAPDTADVCCVLITYLRKAEDVLELLRRSGMRAVQLHAPVDPASVAELRRADPSLLIFKSIVMGRTEDADPLTLARAHAPFVDAFLTDTYDPATGNSGATGRTHDWSLSRALVRAGLRPVILAGGLTPGNVAEAVQRVRPAGVDAHTGLEDANGAKDPEKARCFVRNALRVLPNVPEKGKQFPPFCR